One genomic window of uncultured Erythrobacter sp. includes the following:
- a CDS encoding fumarylacetoacetate hydrolase family protein — MKLATLNDGTRDGKLVVVSKDLTRCCAAGYIAPTMQAALDDWARIAPELEVLARDVEHETVPCERFHERQAHSPLPRAYQWADGSAYINHVELVRQARGATVPDSFYHDPLMYQGGSDGFLPPRADIPLGDTAWGCDMEGEVAVIVDDVPMGVSAEDAAKHIKLVMLVNDVSLRGLIPGELAKGFGFFQSKPASAFSPVAVTPDELGDAWKDSLIHLPLMVDYNGEPFGRAEVGVDATFNLSQLVAHAAKTRSLTAGSIIGSGTISNKGADGGPGKSVAEGGLGYSCIAEIRMIETIRDGEAKTRFMAPGDTVKVEMRDADNHSIFGSIEQTVVGV; from the coding sequence ATGAAACTCGCCACACTCAACGATGGAACACGCGACGGCAAATTGGTCGTCGTTTCCAAGGACCTGACCCGCTGCTGCGCCGCCGGATATATCGCCCCGACAATGCAGGCCGCGCTCGACGATTGGGCGCGGATTGCGCCGGAGCTGGAAGTGCTGGCCCGTGATGTTGAACATGAAACGGTGCCGTGCGAACGCTTCCATGAGCGGCAGGCGCATTCGCCGCTGCCGCGCGCGTACCAGTGGGCAGACGGCTCGGCCTATATCAATCACGTCGAGTTGGTGCGGCAGGCGCGCGGTGCGACAGTGCCCGATAGTTTCTATCACGACCCACTAATGTATCAGGGCGGCAGCGACGGTTTCCTGCCCCCGCGCGCCGACATTCCGCTGGGTGACACGGCGTGGGGCTGTGACATGGAAGGCGAAGTCGCCGTAATCGTCGACGACGTGCCGATGGGCGTTTCGGCGGAAGATGCAGCGAAGCACATCAAGCTTGTGATGCTGGTCAACGACGTGTCCCTGCGCGGGCTAATCCCGGGCGAACTCGCCAAGGGTTTCGGCTTCTTCCAGTCCAAGCCTGCGAGCGCGTTCTCGCCGGTTGCAGTCACACCCGATGAGCTGGGCGATGCGTGGAAGGATTCGCTGATCCACCTGCCGTTGATGGTCGATTACAATGGCGAGCCATTTGGCCGCGCAGAGGTCGGCGTGGATGCGACCTTCAACCTCTCGCAATTGGTCGCGCATGCGGCAAAGACCCGCTCGCTGACAGCTGGCTCGATCATCGGCTCCGGCACGATCTCGAACAAGGGCGCAGATGGCGGCCCCGGCAAGTCGGTCGCCGAAGGCGGCCTCGGCTATTCCTGCATTGCCGAAATCCGCATGATCGAAACGATCCGCGACGGCGAAGCAAAGACGCGCTTTATGGCACCAGGCGATACGGTGAAGGTCGAGATGCGGGACGCAGATAACCACTCGATCTTTGGCAGCATCGAGCAGACGGTGGTGGGGGTTTAG